The Streptomyces sp. NBC_01351 sequence GCCGCCGAATGATCAGGAGGGAGAGCGGTGAACGATTCGTCGTGGGAGTACGAGCTGACCAAGCCCGACCCGGCTGATTTTCCCGCCGCCTTCGAGGGCTTCTTCGCCCAACACAGGAGCGGCTTCCTCCGGCTCGCCGGATCCCGGCTGCGCAACCGCCAGGACGCGGAGGACGCCGTCATGGAGGCGGCCTACAAGATGTTCCGGAAGTGGGAGCGGATCATGGCCCACCAGAACCCGAGGGCAATGGCGTACCTGATCCTGCACAACCACCTCATCGACTTCTACCGGCGCCGGGCCCGGATGGCCGGGCGCGACGAAGCCGCCCGCCAGCACGCCCCCGTCGCCTCCGACTTCGCCGACCTGGGTGCATTCGCGAAGCTCGACGAAGCCCTGGAAACGCTGGAGAAGACCGCGCCCATGCAGGCCAACAGCGTGCGCCTGCGCCACCTCGCAGACCTCTCCTACGAAGACGTCGCGCTGTGCCTGGAGATCACGCCGGGCGCGGCGAAGACGAACGTGTCCCTCGGCTTGG is a genomic window containing:
- a CDS encoding RNA polymerase sigma factor; translation: MNDSSWEYELTKPDPADFPAAFEGFFAQHRSGFLRLAGSRLRNRQDAEDAVMEAAYKMFRKWERIMAHQNPRAMAYLILHNHLIDFYRRRARMAGRDEAARQHAPVASDFADLGAFAKLDEALETLEKTAPMQANSVRLRHLADLSYEDVALCLEITPGAAKTNVSLGLAKLKDLMNIPDAGKGDS